AGGAAGCCACCGCGCACCGCCGCGTGTTCAGCGTAACCGGTGATGAACAGCACCTTGAGATCGGGGCGGATCTGGCGGCCGATTTCCGCCAGTTGCCGGCCATTCATGCCAGGCAAGCCCACGTCGCTGATCAGCAGGTCGATGCGCTGGCTAGACTGCAGGATCGGCATCGCGCCGTTGGCATCGCCGGCTTCGACGAAGGCGTAGCCCAACTCGCTCAGCACCGCGCTGACCAGGACACGCACCGCCGGATCGTCTTCGACGATCAGCACCGTTTCGCCATCTTGCGCATAAGGCGCCTGTTGGGCGTGGACCAGCGGTTCGTCTATCTCCTCGCCAATGAAGCGCGGCAGGTAAAGGTTCACAGTCGTGCCTTTGCCGACCTCACTGTCGATGGTCACGTGGCCGCGTGACTGTTTGCTGAAACCATAGATCATCGACAGCCCCAGCCCGGTGCCCTGGCCGATGGGTTTGGTGGTGAAGAACGGGTCGAATGCACGATTGATCACCGCTTCGGGCATGCCGCAACCGCTGTCCTGCACGCTCAGCACGACGTAGTCACCGGGCTCCAGGTTGGTGTAGGCGTCGGTGAAGCCGGTGTCCAGGTATTGATTGAAGGTCTGCACCACCAGTTTGCCGCCGTCGGGCATGGCGTCGCGGGCGTTGAGGACCAGGTTGAGCAGGGCGCTTTCCAGTTGATTGGGGTCGGCCTCGGCGATCCAGAGTTGTTCGTCCAGGCGCATTTCCAGGCCGATGCTCTCATTGAGGCTGCGTTGCAGCAGCTCGCCCATGGACAGCACCAGGGTATTCATCTGCACGGCCTTGGAGTCCAGCGATTGCCGCCGGGAGAATGCCAGCAGTCGGTGGGTCAGGCCGGCCGCCCGATTCGCCGATGTCACGCCCAGGTCGATCAGGCTGTCGAGGTCTTCGGTGCGACCGCGGGCCAGGCGCCGGCGCAGCAGTTCGAGGCTGCCGATGATGCCGGTGAGCATGTTGTTGAAGTCATGGGCGATGCCGCCGGTGAGCTGGCCGACCGCTTCCATTTTCTGCGATTGGCGCAAGGCTTCCTCGTTGTGACGCAATTGGGCGGTGCGCTCCTCGACTTGCTGCTCAAGGGTTTCAAGGGTGTTCTGCAGGCGCAGCTCACTGTTGCTGAGGTCGATCAGGCGGTCCCGTGCGTCATATTGCCTTCGACGCCCGCGCAAGGCCGTGGTGACCAGGCTGACCAGCGTCACCGGGTGGAAGGGCCGTTCCAGGAACGTCACGTTGCCCAACTGGGTGCCGATGCGTGCCACCGGGTTTTGCTCCGGTCCGCCATGATGCGTCAGCAGGACGATGGGCAGGTCGGACCAGGCCGGTTGCTGTTCGATGTACTGGAACAGGGTTTCCAGGTCCGGCCCGACCAGGGCCTCCGAGGAAATCACCAGCAGGCCTGCGCCGTGCTCCAATTCCTCACACAAATGCCCCAAGTGACTGCAGACAAGGCCGCCGAAACCGGCTTCCTTGAGAATCATCAGGGCAATCTGGCTGTCCCGTCCCAGCGGCGCGAGAATCAGCGCCCGCTCGAACAAGGGTTCGGCCGACGTCACTGGGAATCATCCTCGAGCAGCGGATTATCCGCTCCCATATAAGTCGGTACTCCACGCAATACACCCTGGAATGCTTCCAGCGGCTCGCCAATGGTCATCCCCAGCTTGCTGATGCGGTATTCACGAATCGTCGATTCATGGCTGCCGGTCCGTTTCTTGATGATGGAAACCGCTCGGCGAACCTTGCCCAGCGCCTCGAAGTAGCGCAACAGGATGACGGTGTCGGCCAGGTAGGTGATATCCACCGGCGCCTGCATGTCGCCTACCAACCCGTGCTGCGCAACCGTCATGAACGTCGCCGCGCCCTTGCGGTTCAGGTAAAGCAGCAGCTCATGCATGTGCAGGACCAGGGCGTTTTCTTCCGGCATGGCGGCCTGGTAGCCGTTGATGCTGTCGATGACGACGGTCTTGATGTTCGCGTCATTGACGCAACGCCGTACCCGATGGGAGAACTCACCGGGAGACAGCTCGGCGGCGTCGACTTGCTCGATCAGCAAGTTGCCGGTCTTTTGCAGCTCCAGCAGGTCGATGCCGATATTCTTCATCCGCTCGAACAGCAAACCCAGCTCTTCATCGAAAATGAACAGCGCGGCTTTTTCGCCGCGATGTACTGCCGCCGCCGCGAAGATAAGGGAAATCAATGATTTGCCGGTACCGGCCGGGCCCAGGATCAGCGTGCTTGAGCCGGTCTCGATACCGCCACCCAAGAGGGCGTCCATTTCCGCGATGCCGCTGGAGAGTTGTTGGCGAACGTATTGGCCTCGATGTTCGGCGGCCACCAGGCGAGGGAAGACATGCACGCCGTCGCCCATGATCGTGAAGTCATGGTAGCCGCCCCGGTATTTCTGCCCGCGGTATTTCACCACCCGGAGTCGGCGTCGTTCGGCACCGTAGTTCGGGGTCAGTTCTTCGAGGCGGATGACACCGTGAGCCACGCTGTGCACGGTCTTGTCGAGGGACTCGGTGGTCAGGTCATCGAGCAGGAGCACGGTAGCGTCGTAGCGCACGAAGTAATGCTTGATCGCGAGGATCTGTCGGCGATAGCGCAGGGAGCTTTGCGCCAGGAGACGGATCTCCGAGAGGCTGTCCAGCACGACTCGAGTCGGCTTGAATCGCTCGACCACTTCGAAGATCTGCCGGGTCGCTTCTCCCAGCTCCAGGTCCGAGGAGTACAGCAGGCTTTGCTGGTGTTCGGCGTTGAGCAGGCTCTCGGGTGGGGTCAGCTCGAAAATGTGGATATTTTCATCCAACGTCCAACCGTGGGAGGCTGCGCCCTGGCGCAATTCACGCTCGGTTTCCGACAGCGTGATGTACAACGAGCGCTCGCCGGCTTCGGCGCCGGCCAGCAGGAAGTGCAACGCGACCGTGGTCTTGCCAGTGCCCGGTTCTCCCTCAAGGAGGAACACGTGGCCTCGGGACAAACCACCGGAAAGAACATCGTCCAGTCCTTCGATACCGGTGGCGGCTTTTGCGCTGATCAACTCGTTAGATGTAGTCAAAAATAACCCTCTCATGACTAGGGAAGTGGGCAGCAGGCGGGGGAGCGCCTGAAATGAAACTGCCTGAACACTTGACCTTTGACAGTGATGGCGGTTCCGCTTTCTTTGACAGAACGTGTACTGCTGCACAACTTTCCGAGCGCGCTTCCTTGGCTATAAACCCTGCTGTATCGCCGGGTCATCAGGGTTCAATTGTTCCAGCTGGGCCAACAGGACCTGGACGTGCTGCAACTGACCGGTTTCCTTCCAATAATTGATCAGCAACACCCGCGCGTTGCGGTCGGCGGGGTTGCGCTGGACGATTTCCTGCAGTTGTTTCTGCGCGGCTTCCACTTCCTGCTCGGCGTGCAGGGTGGTCGCCAAGTCGTAGCGATATTGCCTGTTGTCAGGTTCCAGTTCCACGGCCTTCGCCAAGCCTAGCACTGCATATTCACTCTGGCCGTGCTGCAACAGCCACATCCCCAGCGCATGTTGCAGGTAAGCCGATGCGGGTTGGGTTTGCAACTCCCGGGCGAGCAATCGACGTGCAGCTTCCCCCTGGCCTTGTTTGTCCAGCACGTCGACCTGCATGACCAGCGCCGGCAGGTTGCCCGGTTGTAACTTCAGCACCTGTTCCAGCGCCTGCTGGGCTTTTTTCAGCTCGGCGTTGTGCGCATACAGCCGGGCGAGCTGATAGAGGGATTCGGGGGAGGGTGGATCGTCGTTCAATACCTGCTTCCAAGTATCGACGGCGATCTGCATCGCCCCGAAATACAGGCCCAGTTCGTCGGGCGACAGGCCCAGCAATGCGTTCACGGCGGCGAATCGGACGTCCGGCTCGTTGTCATCCAGGAGCGGGCCTAGCAACAGGCTGCGCTGGGCGTTTGGCACCAGTCCGACGATGCTGCCGATGGCCGCGCGGCGCACGTCCGGCGATTCGCTTTGCAGATCCGCCTGGGCCAGTTTCAACGCCTGGGGGCTTGGGTAGTTGGACAGTTCCGCGTGCAGCCGGACACGGCGCTTGGGCGACAAGTCCGGCCGTCCCAATTGCTGATACAACATTCGCGCGGCACCAGGCTGGCCATTGCGGGCGTGTTCCAGGGCTTCGCTGTAGCCGCGCTTGATGGCCTCGGGGATCTGCGGTGTGGTGCTGCGCAGCCATATCGCGACGAGACCGATCGCCAATACAACGGCAAGACTGAAAAGCACATAGCGGCGAGACGAAGGCATGCAGGTAATCCATAACCAGAAGCGCGAAATGTCGCAAGCTTCGGTCAGGCGGCGGCTTGAGTCAAACCTTGTAACAGCAGTCATGAACCTGTGGGAGCGAGCTTGCTCGCGATGGCGTCGGATCAGCGAGGTAGATATTGACTGACACACTGCTATCGCGAGCAAGCTCGCTCCCACAAAGGGCGTTTCCACAGCGGGCCTTGGGCGATAAACAAAAAAAGCCCCGCGTCCGAATGAGACGCGGGGCAAACATTTGGCTGGTTGCGGCCAACCAAAGGAGCTCGGTTGGGAAGGGGGTTATCAGTTGCTGGCGACGGTTTCCGGTTGCCAGCCGCCGCCCAGGGCCTTGTAGATCGCGACGATGCCGCGATACAGGTCCACTTCGGCCTGGGCCTGGCTGTCTTCGGCGGCCAGGCGTTCACGTTGGGCGTCGAGCAGCACGAGGAAGTCCTCGGTGCCTTCGCGGTAGCGAATCTCGGCCAGGTCTGCGGCGGCGCGGCTCGATTCGCTCTGGCGGATCAGCGAGATCAAGCGTTGCTGACGTTTGCCGTAATCGCTGAAGGCGTTTTCCGATTCTTCCAGGGCCAGCAGCACTTGCTGTTCATAGTTCGCCAGGGCGCCATCCGCTTCGGCGTTGGCACCGCGCAAGCGAGCCCGCACGCTGCCCAGGTCGAAAGCGGCCCAGGTGATGCTCGGGCCCAGCGCCCAGGCATTGGCCGCCGAAGAGCCGATCTGCGAGCCGCGTCCGGCGGTAAAACCGAGGAAACCGCTCAGGCTGACCCGCGGGAACAGGTCGGCCTTGGCCACGCCGATGCGCGCCGTGGCCGCAGCCAGTTGACGCTCGGCACTGAGGATGTCGGGACGGCGTTGCAACAATTGTCCCGGATCGCCAATGGGCAAAGCCTTGGCAATGGCCGGCAGCTGTCTAGGGCTCAAATCTACCGTCAACTTGTCCGGACGCTCACCCAGCAAGGTCGCGATGCGGTTGCGTTGACGGGCCTGTTCGGCCTGCAATTGCGGCACGCTGGCTTCCACTGCGGCCAGGCGGGCATCGGCGCGCACCACGTCGAGCTGATCGCCGACGCCGGCTTCGCGCAGGCTTTCGGTGATCTTGCGCGACTCCTGCTGGTTCTGCAGGTTCGCCAGGGCGATTTTCTCCCGCAGTTGCGCGCCGCGCAGTTGGCCGTAGGCGTCCACCAGCTCGGCGATCATGGTCACCTGCAGTTGGTAGAGATCGGCCTCGGCGGCTTGCTGGTCGGCATCGGTCGCTTCCAGGTTGCGCCGGATGCGTCCGAACAAGTCCAGTTCCCAGGCCATGTCCAGGCCCAGGTCGTAACGCTCGGAGTTGACCCGGTCGTCCGTCTGGCCCATCGGGTTCTGGCCTTTGCCGATGTTGCTGCTGGCGCGGCTGGTAATGGTCGGCATGACATCGTTGCTGGCGTCGTCGCGAATCGCCCGGGCGGCCCGCAGGCGGGCGAAGGCCACGCGCAACTCACGGTTGCCTTCCAGCGAACGGGTCACCAGCGCATTGAGGGTCGGGTCGTCGAATTGCTGCCACCAGACGCCTTCGAAGCGGGCGCGGTCGAAGTTCTTCTGGCCGGCGGCGCCGTCGGTAGCGGTGGTGACGTTCGCCGCCTCCGTTTGTGGCGCCTTGTAGTCCGGGCCTACGGCACAGGCGCTCAGCGCCAACACCAGCAAGCTCGGCAGGAACGCTTTGACACTCATTGTTGCGCCTCCAGTTTCAAGGCACGGGCCGCCTTGCGGGCCTCGCTGCGCTCGACGAAGTTACGGATCAATACGTAGAACACTGGGGTGAGCAGCAGGCCGAAGAAGGTTACGCCAAGCATCCCGGAGAACACCGCAACACCCATGGCATGGCGCATTTCGGCACCGGCGCCGCTGGAGAACACCAAGGGCACCACGCCCATGATGAAGGCGAACGACGTCATCAGGATCGGCCGCAGACGCAGGCGGCAAGCTTCCAATACGGCTGCCAGCGGGTTCAGGCCTTCAAGCTGCTTGTCCTTGGCGAACTCGACGATGAGGATCGCGTTCTTGCAGGCAAGTCCCACCAGTACGATCAAGCCGATCTGGGTAAAGATGTTGTTGTCGCCACCGGACAGAATCACCCCGGTGATCGCCGACAACAGGGTCATCGGCACGATCAGGATCACCGCCAATGGCAGGCTCCAGCTTTCGTATTGCGCCGCGAGCACCAGGAACGCCAGCAATACGCAAAGTGGGAACACGAACAGCGCGGTGTTGC
This genomic interval from Pseudomonas alvandae contains the following:
- a CDS encoding response regulator yields the protein MTSAEPLFERALILAPLGRDSQIALMILKEAGFGGLVCSHLGHLCEELEHGAGLLVISSEALVGPDLETLFQYIEQQPAWSDLPIVLLTHHGGPEQNPVARIGTQLGNVTFLERPFHPVTLVSLVTTALRGRRRQYDARDRLIDLSNSELRLQNTLETLEQQVEERTAQLRHNEEALRQSQKMEAVGQLTGGIAHDFNNMLTGIIGSLELLRRRLARGRTEDLDSLIDLGVTSANRAAGLTHRLLAFSRRQSLDSKAVQMNTLVLSMGELLQRSLNESIGLEMRLDEQLWIAEADPNQLESALLNLVLNARDAMPDGGKLVVQTFNQYLDTGFTDAYTNLEPGDYVVLSVQDSGCGMPEAVINRAFDPFFTTKPIGQGTGLGLSMIYGFSKQSRGHVTIDSEVGKGTTVNLYLPRFIGEEIDEPLVHAQQAPYAQDGETVLIVEDDPAVRVLVSAVLSELGYAFVEAGDANGAMPILQSSQRIDLLISDVGLPGMNGRQLAEIGRQIRPDLKVLFITGYAEHAAVRGGFLDSGMQMITKPFTFDLLTAKVREMIKV
- a CDS encoding ATPase domain-containing protein encodes the protein MTTSNELISAKAATGIEGLDDVLSGGLSRGHVFLLEGEPGTGKTTVALHFLLAGAEAGERSLYITLSETERELRQGAASHGWTLDENIHIFELTPPESLLNAEHQQSLLYSSDLELGEATRQIFEVVERFKPTRVVLDSLSEIRLLAQSSLRYRRQILAIKHYFVRYDATVLLLDDLTTESLDKTVHSVAHGVIRLEELTPNYGAERRRLRVVKYRGQKYRGGYHDFTIMGDGVHVFPRLVAAEHRGQYVRQQLSSGIAEMDALLGGGIETGSSTLILGPAGTGKSLISLIFAAAAVHRGEKAALFIFDEELGLLFERMKNIGIDLLELQKTGNLLIEQVDAAELSPGEFSHRVRRCVNDANIKTVVIDSINGYQAAMPEENALVLHMHELLLYLNRKGAATFMTVAQHGLVGDMQAPVDITYLADTVILLRYFEALGKVRRAVSIIKKRTGSHESTIREYRISKLGMTIGEPLEAFQGVLRGVPTYMGADNPLLEDDSQ
- a CDS encoding tetratricopeptide repeat protein; translated protein: MPSSRRYVLFSLAVVLAIGLVAIWLRSTTPQIPEAIKRGYSEALEHARNGQPGAARMLYQQLGRPDLSPKRRVRLHAELSNYPSPQALKLAQADLQSESPDVRRAAIGSIVGLVPNAQRSLLLGPLLDDNEPDVRFAAVNALLGLSPDELGLYFGAMQIAVDTWKQVLNDDPPSPESLYQLARLYAHNAELKKAQQALEQVLKLQPGNLPALVMQVDVLDKQGQGEAARRLLARELQTQPASAYLQHALGMWLLQHGQSEYAVLGLAKAVELEPDNRQYRYDLATTLHAEQEVEAAQKQLQEIVQRNPADRNARVLLINYWKETGQLQHVQVLLAQLEQLNPDDPAIQQGL
- a CDS encoding efflux transporter outer membrane subunit, which codes for MSVKAFLPSLLVLALSACAVGPDYKAPQTEAANVTTATDGAAGQKNFDRARFEGVWWQQFDDPTLNALVTRSLEGNRELRVAFARLRAARAIRDDASNDVMPTITSRASSNIGKGQNPMGQTDDRVNSERYDLGLDMAWELDLFGRIRRNLEATDADQQAAEADLYQLQVTMIAELVDAYGQLRGAQLREKIALANLQNQQESRKITESLREAGVGDQLDVVRADARLAAVEASVPQLQAEQARQRNRIATLLGERPDKLTVDLSPRQLPAIAKALPIGDPGQLLQRRPDILSAERQLAAATARIGVAKADLFPRVSLSGFLGFTAGRGSQIGSSAANAWALGPSITWAAFDLGSVRARLRGANAEADGALANYEQQVLLALEESENAFSDYGKRQQRLISLIRQSESSRAAADLAEIRYREGTEDFLVLLDAQRERLAAEDSQAQAEVDLYRGIVAIYKALGGGWQPETVASN